From Anopheles coluzzii chromosome 3, AcolN3, whole genome shotgun sequence, the proteins below share one genomic window:
- the LOC125907235 gene encoding uncharacterized protein LOC125907235, which translates to MLLLLRLGRAFYRILVDYCNNASLAGIGYIVNRRYHPTERLFWFVCTSIAWVFAVRLICSYMELFRTDTISIAVENIDTRAEPIVFPAVGVCEMGYVKEVYPGLQSYLGALQTNDEMEFNYDVEDYMLRIIFHNLYNEGSISSYCAMYEECDDCMRCPKDGYSQTAAMVRANCSTLFRECRWNDKPFDCCRYFQPIETTIGTCYLLNSLQTVEK; encoded by the coding sequence AATGCATCGCTGGCCGGCATCGGGTACATCGTCAACCGCCGGTACCACCCAACGGAGCGACTGTTCTGGTTCGTTTGCACCTCCATTGCGTGGGTTTTTGCGGTCCGGCTCATATGCTCCTACATGGAGCTATTCCGGACGGATACGATCAGCATTGCGGTGGAGAACATAGATACGCGGGCCGAGCCGATAGTGTTCCCGGCGGTCGGTGTCTGTGAGATGGGCTACGTGAAGGAAGTGTATCCCGGGCTGCAGTCGTACCTTGGCGCGTTGCAGACGAACGACGAGATGGAGTTTAACTACGACGTGGAAGACTATATGCTGCGCATTATCTTTCACAACCTGTACAACGAAGGCTCGATAAGTAGCTACTGTGCAATGTACGAGGAGTGTGACGATTGTATGAGGTGCCCGAAGGATGGGTACAGCCAGACAGCGGCCATGGTGCGCGCTAACTGTAGCACACTGTTCCGCGAGTGCCGCTGGAATGACAAACCGTTCGATTGCTGTCGCTACTTTCAACCGATCGAAACAACGATCGGAACGTGCTATCTGCTTAACTCGCTGCAAACGGTAGAGAAGTAA